One Mycobacterium kubicae genomic window carries:
- a CDS encoding flavin monoamine oxidase family protein yields MTNPPWIVDVVVVGAGFAGLAAARELTRQGHDVLVFEGRDRVGGRSYTGSVAGSPADMGGSFVGPTQDAVLELAAELRIPTIPTHHDGNNLIYWRGSARPYSGTIPRLSLLGLLDMGRLRWQFERISRAVPVADPWNARRAGQLDDVSLGQWLRLVRASASSRDLMAIMSRVTWGCEPDDVSLLHAARYVHAAGGLDRLLDTENGAQQDRFPGGTQQIAELAAAELGDRVVLDAPVRCIERHGAGVTVTSSQGHAEAGFVIVAIPPAHRTAIEFNPPLPPEYQELARNWPQGSLSKAYAAYDKPFWRAKGFSGQALLDRGPVFITFDVSPDADGPGILLGFVDARAFDSLSADQRRRETLRCFASVFGDEALDPLDYADHRWGTETFAPGGPTAAVPPGSWTRFGRYLREPVGPIHWAGTETADEWTGFFDGAVRSGQRAAAEVSAKL; encoded by the coding sequence GTGACAAACCCCCCGTGGATTGTCGACGTGGTCGTAGTAGGCGCCGGGTTCGCTGGGTTGGCCGCAGCTCGGGAGCTGACGCGACAGGGTCACGACGTGCTGGTGTTCGAAGGCCGCGATCGAGTAGGCGGCCGCTCCTACACCGGCAGCGTCGCAGGATCACCAGCGGATATGGGCGGCTCCTTCGTCGGTCCCACCCAGGACGCGGTGCTGGAACTCGCAGCTGAGCTGCGCATTCCTACCATCCCGACCCACCACGACGGCAACAACCTCATCTATTGGCGCGGCTCGGCACGCCCGTACAGCGGCACCATTCCGCGGCTTTCCCTGCTCGGGCTGCTCGACATGGGACGGCTGCGTTGGCAATTCGAACGCATCTCGCGCGCCGTGCCGGTGGCCGACCCCTGGAACGCGCGCCGAGCCGGCCAACTCGACGACGTGTCGCTTGGGCAGTGGCTGCGACTGGTGCGTGCCAGCGCCTCATCCCGCGACCTGATGGCGATCATGTCCCGGGTGACGTGGGGCTGCGAGCCCGACGACGTCTCGCTGCTGCACGCCGCCCGTTATGTGCACGCCGCCGGCGGCCTGGATCGGCTGCTCGACACCGAGAACGGCGCACAGCAAGACCGTTTCCCGGGCGGCACCCAGCAAATCGCCGAGCTGGCCGCCGCGGAGCTCGGTGACCGAGTGGTGCTCGACGCTCCGGTGCGCTGCATCGAGCGGCACGGCGCCGGGGTGACGGTCACGTCCAGCCAGGGCCACGCCGAAGCAGGGTTCGTCATCGTCGCGATCCCGCCCGCCCATCGCACCGCCATCGAATTCAACCCGCCGCTGCCGCCCGAGTATCAGGAGTTGGCCCGGAACTGGCCGCAGGGCAGCCTCAGCAAGGCCTACGCGGCCTACGACAAGCCGTTCTGGCGCGCCAAGGGATTCTCCGGGCAGGCATTGCTGGACCGGGGACCGGTGTTCATCACCTTCGACGTCAGCCCGGATGCCGACGGGCCCGGCATTCTGCTCGGATTCGTCGACGCCCGCGCGTTCGACTCGCTGTCCGCCGATCAGCGCCGCCGCGAGACGCTGCGTTGCTTCGCGTCGGTGTTCGGCGACGAAGCCCTCGACCCGCTCGACTATGCCGATCACCGTTGGGGCACAGAGACATTCGCGCCCGGTGGTCCGACCGCCGCGGTGCCGCCCGGCTCATGGACCAGATTCGGTCGGTATTTGCGAGAGCCGGTCGGGCCCATTCACTGGGCCGGGACCGAGACGGCGGATGAGTGGACCGGTTTTTTCGACGGCGCGGTCAGGTCCGGGCAGCGTGCGGCGGCCGAGGTGTCGGCGAAGCTATGA
- a CDS encoding TetR/AcrR family transcriptional regulator, translated as MKADPPILDKAPGAGRPRDPRIDSAILTATAELLVQIGYSNLSLAAVAERAGTTKSALYRRWSSKAELVHEAAFPVAPTALQAPAGDIAADIRMMIEATRDVFTTPVVRAALPGLVADMTADAELNARVLTRFVDLFTAVRVRLQEAVERGEAHRDVDPDRLIELIGGATMLRMLLYPDRTLDDAWVDQTTAIVVHGVTR; from the coding sequence ATGAAAGCAGACCCGCCTATCCTTGACAAGGCCCCCGGTGCCGGGCGGCCGCGGGACCCCCGCATCGATTCGGCCATCCTGACCGCGACCGCGGAACTGCTTGTGCAGATCGGCTATTCGAATCTCAGCCTGGCCGCCGTCGCCGAGCGCGCCGGCACCACCAAATCCGCGCTGTACCGCCGCTGGTCGAGCAAGGCCGAGCTGGTGCACGAGGCGGCGTTCCCGGTGGCGCCGACCGCCTTGCAGGCGCCGGCCGGTGACATCGCCGCCGACATCCGGATGATGATCGAGGCTACTCGTGACGTGTTCACCACCCCGGTGGTGCGCGCGGCGCTGCCTGGGCTGGTGGCGGATATGACCGCCGACGCCGAGCTCAACGCCCGGGTTCTGACGCGCTTCGTCGACCTGTTCACCGCGGTGCGGGTGCGGTTGCAAGAGGCCGTCGAGCGCGGTGAAGCGCACCGCGATGTCGACCCGGACCGGCTCATCGAATTGATCGGAGGGGCAACGATGCTGCGGATGCTGCTGTATCCCGACCGGACACTCGACGATGCGTGGGTCGATCAGACCACCGCCATCGTCGTCCACGGGGTCACCCGGTGA
- a CDS encoding TIGR03617 family F420-dependent LLM class oxidoreductase — protein MKVFAALYGLADAAERARALRDAGASGVATFEGPHDVFAPLTLAASVGGLDLMTNVAIAFPRNPIHLAHQANDHQLLSGGRFSLGLGTQIRPQIEKRFGAQFDQPVARMMELIAALRAIFTAWETGGRLDFRGDYYRHTLMTPAFNPGPNPHGAPPIYVGALGPRLTRATAEHADGLLVMPFGSKRFLQNNTMPAVREGLQAAGRRAQDFAIIPEIIVSAGDTDAQREQANSGTRRLLAFYGSTPAYRPVLAAHGWEDLQPELNAMSKQGRWQEMGGLISDEMMRTLAACGTPAEIAAYIRDRVDGVSDTVCLYQPAPIGLSTLAEIIDRLQ, from the coding sequence TTGAAAGTCTTTGCCGCCCTGTACGGGCTCGCCGATGCCGCCGAGCGCGCCCGGGCCCTGCGCGACGCCGGCGCCAGCGGTGTAGCAACCTTCGAGGGCCCTCATGACGTGTTTGCTCCGCTGACGTTGGCGGCCAGCGTCGGGGGATTGGATCTGATGACGAATGTCGCCATCGCCTTCCCGCGCAATCCCATCCATCTGGCGCATCAGGCCAACGATCACCAGTTGTTGAGCGGTGGCCGGTTCTCCCTGGGGTTGGGGACCCAGATCCGGCCCCAGATCGAGAAGCGGTTCGGGGCGCAATTCGATCAGCCGGTGGCCCGCATGATGGAGCTGATCGCCGCGCTGCGGGCGATCTTCACGGCGTGGGAAACCGGCGGCCGGCTGGACTTTCGCGGCGACTATTACCGGCACACCCTGATGACGCCCGCCTTCAACCCCGGCCCCAATCCCCATGGCGCCCCGCCGATTTATGTCGGTGCACTGGGGCCCAGGCTGACCCGGGCGACCGCCGAACACGCCGACGGGCTGCTCGTCATGCCGTTCGGCTCCAAGCGATTCCTGCAGAACAACACCATGCCTGCGGTGCGCGAAGGGCTGCAGGCCGCAGGACGGCGTGCCCAAGACTTCGCGATCATCCCCGAGATCATCGTGTCGGCCGGTGACACCGATGCGCAGCGGGAGCAGGCCAACTCCGGCACCCGCCGATTGTTGGCGTTCTACGGGTCCACCCCGGCGTACCGACCGGTGCTCGCCGCGCACGGGTGGGAAGACCTGCAGCCCGAGCTGAATGCCATGTCCAAACAGGGACGTTGGCAGGAGATGGGTGGGCTGATCAGTGACGAGATGATGCGAACGCTGGCGGCGTGCGGCACGCCAGCGGAGATCGCCGCCTACATCCGCGACCGGGTCGACGGTGTCTCCGACACGGTATGCCTGTATCAGCCTGCGCCCATTGGCCTTTCGACGCTGGCCGAAATCATCGACCGGTTGCAGTAG
- a CDS encoding DUF4129 domain-containing protein, whose product MPGIDKPTGRVVLVIALVIVAAASLRGYLPPHEGKRLAEAGENRAMWAAIIAMLAGTLAILTVAIIAQLRDPRTVAPSAGQLPELLGRGKERPSWRVVLIGLALVVAWLFFAALLSGLTAPPDVDVTAPPPDPSGSPPATGTAPARTPQPAHKRTGDTLGILLATTVPLLVLLVAGAVAATRRRRTPAATGAATPAEAPAPPSGSGALVRAAEVGLAEIADHSRDPRAAIIACYAAMERELANVPGAVPQEFDTPSEVLARAVQQRALHADNAVQLVNLFAEARFSSHVMNEGHRELAVRVLELVLDELAPQSRDNRSPV is encoded by the coding sequence ATGCCCGGTATCGACAAGCCGACGGGGCGCGTCGTCCTGGTGATCGCGCTCGTGATCGTCGCTGCCGCGTCGTTGCGGGGTTATCTGCCCCCTCACGAAGGCAAACGCCTGGCCGAAGCGGGGGAAAACCGGGCCATGTGGGCGGCCATCATTGCGATGCTCGCCGGAACCCTGGCCATCTTGACCGTCGCGATCATCGCCCAGCTGCGCGATCCGCGCACCGTAGCGCCCAGCGCCGGCCAACTGCCCGAGCTGCTGGGCCGGGGCAAGGAGCGACCGAGTTGGCGTGTGGTGTTGATCGGGCTTGCGCTCGTCGTCGCCTGGCTCTTCTTCGCCGCGCTGCTGTCGGGACTGACCGCACCGCCCGATGTCGATGTCACCGCACCGCCTCCGGACCCCAGCGGCTCCCCGCCGGCCACCGGCACCGCCCCCGCCCGCACTCCACAACCAGCGCACAAGCGCACCGGAGACACACTCGGCATCCTGCTGGCCACCACGGTGCCGCTGCTGGTGCTGCTGGTAGCGGGAGCGGTCGCTGCGACGCGCCGGCGACGCACTCCCGCGGCGACCGGCGCGGCGACACCGGCTGAGGCCCCGGCGCCGCCCAGCGGCTCGGGAGCACTGGTTCGTGCGGCCGAGGTGGGACTGGCCGAGATCGCCGATCACAGCCGTGACCCCCGCGCCGCGATCATCGCCTGCTACGCCGCGATGGAGCGGGAGTTGGCCAACGTGCCCGGCGCCGTCCCGCAGGAGTTCGACACACCCAGCGAAGTCTTGGCCCGCGCCGTCCAACAACGTGCGCTGCACGCCGATAACGCCGTGCAGCTGGTGAATCTGTTCGCCGAAGCGCGATTCAGCTCGCATGTGATGAATGAAGGGCACCGCGAGCTCGCGGTGCGGGTGCTCGAACTCGTCCTCGACGAACTGGCTCCCCAGTCACGCGACAACCGGAGCCCGGTGTGA
- a CDS encoding flavin monoamine oxidase family protein produces the protein MSRRGFLAATMSVAGAGIAGCATDRSKPPTSDTRSVLVVGAGIAGLAAARQLADAGRAVRVIEARNRIGGRITTTRDWGVPLEIGASWVHGVTNNPLTDLVAQSGMKLIATDYDKWARLVVDPGLQPMDYDQRQWRKFVADARAEADGGSLAAAVNGAANRDELTDQEHAELGFYVRTQIEQEYAADADQLSATTFDEGNYTSGDQAVLSNGYDAVPRLLAEGLDIVYNAAVTDVVRRAESVTVRAGGRQFDGSAAIVTVPLGVLKTDAIRFDPALPEGHLHAVRALGFGVLSKTHFRFDRRTWDKNNAFYQFLGTEPGWVQWFSLPVSAGPIMVAFNAGHFGRSVEAMAGADLIAGALPTARRLFGDDIAPVGVLNSGWTLDPYALGAYSFHAPGSGLDDRRRLQEPIGDRLYFAGEAVGVDNPATVHGALRSGQHAASELLRRLG, from the coding sequence ATGTCTCGTCGGGGTTTCCTGGCGGCGACCATGAGCGTGGCAGGCGCCGGGATCGCCGGGTGTGCCACGGACCGTTCAAAGCCCCCGACATCGGACACCCGGTCGGTGCTGGTCGTCGGCGCCGGGATCGCGGGTCTGGCGGCCGCACGCCAGCTGGCCGACGCCGGCCGGGCGGTGCGGGTGATCGAGGCCCGCAACAGGATTGGCGGCAGAATCACCACCACTCGAGACTGGGGCGTGCCGCTGGAAATCGGGGCCTCCTGGGTGCACGGCGTCACGAACAATCCGCTGACGGATCTGGTGGCCCAGTCCGGGATGAAGCTCATAGCCACCGACTACGACAAGTGGGCTCGGCTGGTGGTCGATCCGGGCCTGCAACCGATGGACTACGACCAGCGGCAGTGGCGAAAGTTCGTCGCCGATGCGCGCGCGGAGGCGGACGGCGGAAGCCTGGCCGCTGCGGTGAACGGGGCCGCCAACCGAGACGAACTGACCGACCAGGAACATGCGGAGCTCGGGTTCTACGTGCGCACCCAGATCGAGCAGGAGTACGCGGCCGACGCCGACCAGCTTTCGGCGACGACGTTCGACGAAGGCAACTACACCAGTGGCGACCAGGCCGTCTTGTCGAACGGCTACGACGCGGTGCCGCGGCTGCTTGCCGAGGGTCTCGACATCGTCTACAACGCCGCTGTCACCGACGTTGTGCGGCGAGCGGAGTCGGTTACCGTGCGGGCGGGCGGGCGCCAGTTCGACGGGTCGGCGGCGATTGTCACCGTTCCCCTCGGAGTGCTCAAAACCGACGCCATCCGGTTCGATCCGGCGTTGCCCGAAGGGCACCTGCATGCCGTGCGCGCGTTGGGGTTTGGTGTGCTGTCCAAAACACACTTCCGATTCGACCGGCGCACCTGGGATAAGAACAACGCGTTCTACCAGTTTCTCGGCACTGAGCCGGGGTGGGTACAGTGGTTCAGCTTGCCGGTGAGCGCCGGGCCGATCATGGTGGCGTTCAACGCGGGTCACTTCGGCAGATCCGTCGAGGCGATGGCGGGTGCCGATTTGATAGCCGGTGCACTTCCCACAGCTCGCCGGTTGTTCGGCGACGACATTGCGCCGGTTGGGGTGCTCAACTCGGGTTGGACCCTGGACCCATATGCGTTGGGCGCCTATTCATTTCACGCACCTGGTTCCGGCCTGGACGATCGGCGTCGCCTGCAGGAACCGATCGGTGATCGCTTGTATTTCGCCGGTGAGGCGGTCGGAGTGGACAACCCGGCTACCGTCCATGGTGCGTTGCGCAGCGGTCAACATGCCGCATCGGAACTGCTGCGGCGCCTAGGGTGA
- a CDS encoding SDR family NAD(P)-dependent oxidoreductase — MTRLSGRAAIVTGASRGLGRAIALALAAEGAAVAVVGRTEQVWDDRLPGTIAETVDDIRAAGGHAAAVRADLTDREDVTRLVDEAREALGPITILVNNAAFTAPGRPPAPGSEPRAKPAKPAGGKPGWPGFVSTPLGAYRRHFEIAVFAAYELMQLSSPDMIAAGGGSIINISSVASRLPGDGPYADRSGGVLPGYGGSKAALEHLTQCAAFDLADHNIAVNALSPSLPIRTPGLSYYATEFDEVGSATEFARAAVELTLVDPAVVTGRTIGHRQVLDGTFTPFRRG, encoded by the coding sequence GTGACGCGGCTTTCCGGTCGAGCCGCCATCGTCACCGGCGCCAGCCGCGGATTGGGCCGCGCAATTGCCTTGGCGTTGGCGGCCGAAGGCGCCGCGGTGGCGGTGGTGGGTCGCACCGAGCAGGTATGGGATGACCGGTTGCCCGGCACCATCGCTGAGACGGTCGACGACATCCGTGCCGCAGGTGGCCATGCGGCGGCGGTGCGGGCGGATCTGACCGACCGCGAGGACGTGACCCGCTTGGTCGACGAGGCCCGAGAAGCTTTGGGACCCATCACAATTCTGGTCAACAACGCGGCGTTCACCGCACCCGGTCGCCCGCCTGCGCCCGGTTCCGAGCCACGTGCCAAACCGGCCAAACCGGCCGGCGGCAAGCCCGGCTGGCCGGGATTCGTCAGCACACCGCTGGGTGCCTACCGCCGTCACTTCGAGATAGCCGTGTTCGCCGCTTATGAATTGATGCAGCTGAGCAGTCCCGACATGATCGCCGCCGGCGGTGGCTCGATCATCAACATCAGCTCGGTGGCTTCCCGGCTACCCGGCGACGGGCCGTACGCGGACCGCAGCGGTGGCGTGTTACCCGGTTACGGGGGCTCCAAAGCCGCGTTGGAACATCTGACGCAATGTGCGGCGTTCGACCTGGCCGACCACAACATCGCGGTGAACGCCCTGTCGCCGTCGCTGCCGATCCGCACACCGGGCCTGTCCTACTACGCAACCGAATTCGATGAAGTCGGCTCGGCAACGGAATTCGCCCGTGCCGCCGTCGAACTGACGTTGGTCGACCCGGCCGTGGTCACCGGGCGCACCATCGGTCACCGCCAAGTGCTCGACGGCACTTTCACACCGTTTCGGCGCGGTTAG
- a CDS encoding AAA family ATPase — translation MTMPAAMSVGETTANCEAVLDEIERVVVGKRAALTLILTAVLARGHVLIEDLPGLGKTLIARSFAAALGLDFTRVQFTPDLLPADLLGSTIYDMQSGRFEFRRGPIFTNLLLADEINRTPPKTQAALLEAMAEGQVSIDGHTHKLAMPFIVLATDNPIEYEGTYPLPEAQLDRFAIRLELRYLSESDEAAMLRRRLDRGSAEPTVNQVVDAHDLLAMRESVEQVTVHEDVLHYVVSLATATRHHPQVAVGASPRAELDLVQLARARALLQGRDYVIPEDVKALAMAAVAHRITLRPEMWVRKIQGADIVGELLRRLPVPRANG, via the coding sequence ATGACTATGCCGGCCGCTATGTCAGTTGGTGAGACGACAGCCAACTGCGAGGCGGTGCTCGACGAGATCGAACGCGTCGTCGTGGGTAAGCGCGCCGCGCTCACGCTGATCCTCACCGCCGTCCTCGCGCGCGGGCACGTCCTCATTGAGGATCTTCCCGGCCTCGGTAAAACGCTGATCGCCCGGTCCTTCGCCGCGGCGCTCGGTCTGGACTTCACCCGCGTCCAGTTCACGCCGGACCTGCTGCCCGCCGACCTGCTCGGCTCGACAATCTATGACATGCAATCGGGCCGTTTCGAGTTTCGCCGCGGCCCCATCTTCACCAACCTGTTGCTCGCCGACGAGATCAACCGCACCCCGCCCAAGACACAGGCGGCGCTGCTGGAGGCGATGGCCGAGGGCCAGGTGAGCATCGACGGTCACACGCACAAGCTGGCGATGCCGTTCATCGTCTTGGCCACCGACAACCCGATCGAGTACGAGGGCACCTATCCGCTGCCCGAAGCGCAGCTGGACCGCTTCGCGATCCGTTTGGAACTGCGATACCTGTCCGAAAGCGACGAGGCCGCGATGTTGCGCCGTCGGCTGGACCGCGGATCGGCCGAGCCGACGGTGAATCAGGTTGTCGACGCCCACGACCTGCTGGCCATGCGGGAATCGGTGGAGCAGGTGACGGTGCACGAGGACGTGCTGCACTACGTGGTGTCGCTGGCCACCGCGACTCGCCACCACCCACAGGTGGCCGTCGGCGCCAGCCCCCGCGCCGAACTCGACCTGGTCCAACTCGCGCGGGCTCGGGCCCTGCTGCAGGGCAGGGATTATGTGATCCCGGAGGACGTGAAGGCGCTTGCCATGGCCGCGGTCGCGCACCGCATCACCTTGCGACCCGAGATGTGGGTGCGCAAGATCCAGGGCGCCGATATCGTCGGAGAACTCTTGCGGCGGTTGCCCGTTCCGCGTGCGAATGGCTGA
- a CDS encoding DUF58 domain-containing protein, whose amino-acid sequence MIQTRDVEIRWRASPLTLAVTTCAGVALVVAVIAHRWQLIAFAAPLLGVLCSISWQPKVPTIQVHGEPDLQRCFETEQARVSVWVTTDSDDAAVELTVSAVDGMELEILESDSRPAKTVAAVAARWGRYPIRAHVDLLARGGLVRGTGTVDAAYIVVFPLTPPQSTSIPQTELLDRLGTHLTRHIGPGVEYADIRPYVPGDQLRAVNWAVSARRGTLHVTQRLTDRAADVVVLIDTYRQPPGPATEATERVVRGAAQVVQTALRHSDRAGIVALGGNRPRWLGADIGQRQFYRVLDTVLGVAERFEHTTGTLAPRAAVPAGAIVIAFSTLLDTEFALALINLRRRGHVVLAVDVLDTSPFEGEQDPLVVRLWGLQRSAMYRDMATVGVDILSWPGERTLEQSMGALPDRRRRVRGRLRGAH is encoded by the coding sequence GTGATCCAAACTCGCGACGTCGAAATACGCTGGCGCGCATCGCCTCTGACGCTGGCAGTGACCACTTGCGCGGGGGTTGCGCTGGTTGTTGCGGTGATCGCACATCGCTGGCAGCTGATAGCGTTCGCCGCCCCGCTGCTCGGGGTGTTGTGCTCGATCAGCTGGCAGCCGAAGGTGCCGACGATCCAGGTCCATGGTGAGCCGGATCTGCAGCGGTGCTTCGAAACCGAGCAGGCGCGCGTAAGCGTCTGGGTCACAACGGATTCCGACGACGCGGCGGTCGAGTTGACGGTGTCAGCCGTCGACGGCATGGAACTCGAAATTCTCGAATCCGACTCTCGCCCGGCCAAAACCGTTGCAGCGGTGGCGGCGCGGTGGGGACGATACCCGATCCGCGCCCACGTCGACCTGCTCGCCCGTGGCGGCCTGGTGCGGGGTACCGGCACGGTCGACGCCGCTTACATCGTGGTCTTCCCGCTGACTCCGCCGCAGTCGACCTCGATTCCGCAGACCGAGCTGCTTGATCGGCTGGGCACCCATCTCACCCGGCACATCGGTCCGGGGGTCGAGTATGCCGATATCCGCCCCTATGTGCCCGGTGACCAGTTGCGCGCGGTGAACTGGGCGGTGAGCGCACGCCGCGGGACGCTTCATGTCACGCAGCGGTTGACCGACCGGGCCGCCGATGTCGTGGTGCTGATCGACACGTATCGACAGCCGCCGGGACCGGCGACCGAGGCGACCGAACGTGTCGTGCGCGGGGCGGCTCAGGTGGTGCAAACCGCGTTGCGTCACAGCGACCGCGCCGGGATCGTCGCGCTGGGCGGCAACCGTCCGCGATGGCTCGGTGCTGACATCGGTCAACGCCAGTTCTACCGGGTGCTCGATACGGTGCTGGGTGTCGCCGAGCGCTTCGAACACACCACCGGGACGCTGGCGCCGCGCGCGGCTGTTCCGGCCGGCGCCATCGTCATTGCGTTTTCCACGCTGCTCGACACCGAATTCGCCTTGGCGTTGATCAACTTGCGCAGACGCGGCCACGTGGTGCTTGCCGTCGACGTCCTGGACACCTCACCGTTCGAGGGGGAACAGGACCCGCTGGTGGTCCGGTTGTGGGGACTGCAGCGTTCGGCGATGTACCGCGACATGGCCACCGTCGGTGTCGACATACTGTCCTGGCCCGGGGAACGCACGCTGGAGCAGTCGATGGGGGCGCTGCCCGACCGGCGGCGCCGGGTGCGCGGCCGGCTACGGGGAGCGCACTGA
- a CDS encoding phosphotransferase family protein yields MSHEPAVEDVGRLQRSSRDVTTLPALLSRWLATVLPGAATPEVLVESGIDSTGMSSETIVFTARWQQDGQPVEQKLVARVAPSVADVPVFPTYRLDHQFEAIRQVGELTDVPVPRVRWIETTGEVLGTPFFLMDYVEGVVPPDVMPYTFGGNWFADAPAEQQRALQDATVAVLARLHSIPQAENTFGFLTEVSQGDTALRRHFNWVRSWYDFAVPDIGRSPLLERTFDWLEEHWPHDTAAREPVLLWGDARIGNVLYRDFTPVAVLDWEMVTLGPRELDVAWMIFAHMVFQELAGLATLPGLPEVMREEDVRATYQRLTGIDLGDLHWFYVYSGVMWACVFMRTGARRVHFGEVEKPDDVESLFYHAGLMKRLIGEDG; encoded by the coding sequence GTGTCCCATGAACCGGCGGTCGAAGACGTGGGCCGCCTGCAGCGCTCGAGCCGTGACGTCACGACGCTACCGGCCTTGCTGTCGCGGTGGCTGGCCACCGTCCTGCCCGGCGCCGCCACTCCCGAGGTGCTGGTGGAAAGCGGCATCGATTCGACCGGCATGTCGTCGGAAACGATCGTGTTCACCGCCCGCTGGCAGCAGGACGGTCAACCCGTAGAGCAGAAGTTGGTGGCGCGGGTGGCGCCGAGCGTCGCCGACGTACCGGTGTTTCCGACCTACCGGCTAGACCATCAATTCGAAGCCATCCGCCAGGTCGGGGAACTCACCGATGTCCCGGTCCCCCGGGTGCGCTGGATCGAGACCACCGGTGAGGTACTGGGGACACCGTTTTTCTTGATGGACTATGTCGAAGGCGTGGTGCCGCCCGACGTCATGCCCTACACCTTCGGCGGCAACTGGTTCGCGGACGCACCGGCCGAGCAGCAGCGGGCGCTGCAAGACGCCACCGTCGCTGTGCTGGCGCGGTTGCACTCGATACCCCAGGCCGAGAACACCTTCGGGTTCTTGACCGAGGTATCCCAGGGCGATACCGCACTGCGTCGGCATTTCAATTGGGTGCGTTCGTGGTACGACTTCGCGGTGCCCGACATCGGCCGATCACCCTTGCTGGAACGGACTTTCGACTGGCTCGAAGAGCACTGGCCACACGACACCGCCGCACGTGAGCCGGTGCTGCTGTGGGGTGACGCCCGCATCGGCAACGTCTTGTATCGCGACTTCACCCCCGTGGCAGTGCTGGACTGGGAGATGGTCACCCTCGGTCCACGTGAACTCGATGTGGCCTGGATGATATTCGCGCACATGGTTTTTCAGGAGCTCGCCGGCCTGGCGACGTTGCCCGGCCTGCCCGAGGTGATGCGCGAGGAGGACGTGCGTGCGACCTATCAACGGCTCACCGGCATCGACCTCGGCGACTTGCATTGGTTCTACGTGTATTCCGGCGTCATGTGGGCGTGCGTGTTCATGCGCACCGGCGCTCGACGGGTGCACTTCGGCGAGGTCGAGAAGCCAGACGATGTCGAGTCGTTGTTCTACCACGCCGGATTGATGAAACGGCTGATCGGAGAGGATGGCTAA
- a CDS encoding alpha/beta fold hydrolase, whose protein sequence is MSARKSTRGAVVCPPPEVLPPSRTLTVRAADGTPLHTEVFGPPDGYPIVLTHGFVCAIRAWAYQIADLSTDYRVIAFDHRGHGRSGSPRRGGYNLKALASDLDCVLDATLAPHERAVIAGHSMGGMTIAAWSQRYRHKVSRRADAVALINTTTGDLLKKLKLLSVPRGLSAARVLAGRGLINVVGGFPLPGAVKFPTQYLVAMMAVGGDADRSVAKLVYELFAQTSPGGRGGCARMLVGEVGSRHLNLDGLTVPTLVIGSHRDRLTPISQARQIASTAPNVVALVELPGGHCSMMEQPDEVNRQLRGLLESVTAPVQRIS, encoded by the coding sequence ATGAGTGCTCGGAAGTCCACCCGCGGCGCAGTGGTTTGCCCACCGCCCGAAGTATTGCCGCCGAGTCGCACCCTCACCGTCCGCGCCGCCGACGGAACGCCGTTGCACACAGAGGTGTTCGGGCCGCCCGACGGCTATCCCATCGTGCTCACGCACGGGTTCGTCTGCGCCATACGCGCGTGGGCCTATCAGATCGCCGACCTGTCCACCGACTACCGCGTCATCGCATTCGACCATCGCGGTCACGGTCGAAGCGGCAGCCCGCGCCGCGGTGGTTACAATCTTAAAGCCCTTGCCTCCGACCTTGATTGCGTCCTGGACGCCACCTTGGCGCCGCACGAACGTGCGGTGATCGCCGGGCACTCGATGGGCGGCATGACGATCGCCGCGTGGTCGCAACGCTATCGCCACAAGGTCTCGCGCCGTGCCGACGCCGTCGCGCTGATCAACACCACCACCGGTGACCTGCTGAAAAAGCTCAAACTGCTCTCGGTGCCCCGCGGGCTGTCGGCGGCCCGGGTGCTGGCCGGCCGCGGCCTGATCAACGTCGTGGGCGGCTTCCCGCTGCCTGGAGCAGTGAAGTTTCCCACGCAATACCTGGTCGCGATGATGGCGGTGGGCGGCGATGCCGACCGCAGTGTCGCCAAGCTCGTCTACGAGCTCTTCGCGCAGACCTCACCCGGCGGGCGCGGCGGCTGCGCGCGGATGCTGGTCGGTGAGGTCGGCTCCCGGCATCTCAACCTGGACGGCCTGACCGTCCCCACACTGGTGATCGGCAGTCACCGCGACCGCTTGACCCCGATCAGTCAGGCCCGCCAAATCGCAAGTACCGCACCCAATGTCGTGGCTCTGGTCGAGTTGCCCGGCGGGCACTGCTCGATGATGGAGCAACCCGACGAGGTCAACCGTCAGCTGCGCGGGCTGCTCGAATCTGTCACCGCCCCGGTGCAGCGGATCTCATAG